A genomic window from Candidatus Denitrolinea symbiosum includes:
- a CDS encoding glyoxalase/bleomycin resistance protein/dioxygenase superfamily, translating to MTTIKTGAVHHLALTVTDSERSRDFYVNLLGFQVLAEFGEVRMFGNGSLVLAVKPAPDPTRAPEDDRFDENRVGLDHLCLSVASLAELERAVTILDERNVPHGEIEDLGDTGLRVVTLRDPDNIQIELSAPKN from the coding sequence ATGACCACAATCAAGACGGGCGCAGTCCATCATCTCGCGCTCACCGTGACGGACAGCGAACGATCACGCGACTTTTATGTCAACCTGCTGGGGTTCCAAGTCCTTGCAGAGTTTGGCGAGGTTCGTATGTTTGGCAACGGCAGTCTGGTGCTGGCTGTGAAGCCCGCGCCCGATCCGACTCGCGCGCCAGAGGACGATCGCTTCGACGAGAACCGCGTCGGGCTGGATCATCTCTGTCTCAGCGTGGCAAGCCTCGCGGAGTTGGAGAGAGCCGTGACAATTCTGGACGAGCGCAATGTCCCTCACGGCGAGATCGAGGACCTTGGCGATACAGGTCTGCGCGTGGTAACGCTCCGCGACCCCGATAACATCCAGATCGAATTGAGCGCGCCGAAGAATTGA
- a CDS encoding integrin, which produces MKTAIRKTVSLLLIFLLALTFLPARPAQAAEENASIPSDLLLAALDATSRPPAAGIQTGGLNFTFEAGGLQAAGFNWGVSLSGFGRGNQVSELSAAETVQTERQTEYRRPELTEWRRATAFGLQQGFTIQSAPSGKGALTLRLSLSTDLTGTLDADKRGLSFPIEDGRTLRYDHLLAWDANGAALDAQLVYMPGEIRIVVRDAGAAYPLTIDPLIYLEQKVIASDGAVSDDFGYSVALNAAGDTAIVGAYLDDVGANTNQGSAYVFTRNGGVWSQQAQLTASDGATYDYFGVSVALNAAGDTAIVGAYGDDVGANADQGSAYVFTRNGGVWSQQAQLTASDGAANDYFGRSVALNAAGDTAIVGADYDNVGANFDQGSAYVFARSGGVWSQQAQLTASDGAAGDYFGYSVALNAAGDTAIVGADWDDVGANTNQGSAYVFTRNGGVWSQQAQLTASDGAAYDNFGASVALNAAGDTAIVGAHLDNVGANTDQGSAYFYQAYRTDNDLAVSATRGSSAPLHANDAVLLTASVMNYGPAAASSVGLNVPLPAGLTYASHTATRGSYDPVSGSWNVGNLPAYVSATLTIAVTVSNPAPKVTIYFTSSLVGRDTNDANNSSKLALPPAKTVIYRSNGAQDGWILESGENTNKGGTLDANATTFRLGDDAARKQYRAILSFNTSGLPDNAVITKVTLKVKRQGVTGGGNPVNTFQGFLADVKKGAFGTSALQITDYQTAANKTVGPDGPTPISEWYTLDLTGAGNFVNKLASNGGLTQIRLRFSLDDNNNAAANYLSLFSGNAPLASRPQLIVEYYIP; this is translated from the coding sequence ATGAAAACAGCCATCCGCAAGACCGTCTCGTTACTGCTCATCTTTTTGCTGGCGCTGACCTTCCTGCCCGCGCGGCCCGCGCAGGCGGCGGAGGAGAACGCCTCCATCCCATCGGACCTGCTCCTCGCCGCGCTGGACGCGACCTCGCGTCCGCCAGCCGCAGGAATCCAGACCGGCGGGCTGAATTTCACCTTCGAAGCGGGCGGACTGCAGGCCGCCGGTTTCAACTGGGGCGTCTCGCTGAGCGGCTTCGGACGCGGGAACCAGGTCAGCGAGTTGAGCGCGGCGGAGACAGTCCAGACCGAGCGCCAGACCGAATACCGCCGCCCGGAACTCACCGAATGGCGGCGCGCCACCGCCTTCGGTCTGCAGCAGGGCTTCACGATCCAGTCCGCCCCATCCGGGAAGGGCGCGCTCACCCTGCGCCTGAGCCTGTCTACCGACCTGACAGGCACACTGGACGCGGATAAGCGCGGGCTGTCCTTCCCCATCGAGGACGGGAGAACCCTGCGCTATGACCACCTGCTGGCCTGGGACGCGAACGGCGCGGCGCTGGACGCGCAGTTGGTCTACATGCCGGGGGAAATCCGCATCGTCGTGCGGGACGCGGGCGCGGCGTATCCCCTCACAATTGACCCGCTTATTTATCTGGAGCAGAAGGTCATCGCCTCGGACGGCGCGGTGAGCGATGATTTCGGTTATTCCGTCGCGCTGAACGCCGCGGGCGATACCGCCATCGTCGGGGCATACTTGGACGACGTCGGCGCGAACACCAATCAGGGCTCGGCGTACGTCTTCACGCGCAATGGCGGGGTCTGGAGCCAGCAGGCGCAGCTTACCGCCTCGGACGGCGCGACATACGATTACTTCGGCGTCTCCGTCGCGCTGAACGCCGCGGGCGATACCGCCATCGTCGGGGCATACGGAGACGACGTCGGCGCGAACGCCGACCAGGGCTCGGCGTACGTCTTCACGCGCAATGGCGGGGTCTGGAGCCAGCAGGCGCAGCTCACCGCCTCGGACGGCGCGGCGAACGATTACTTCGGCCGCTCCGTCGCGCTGAACGCCGCGGGCGATACCGCCATCGTCGGGGCAGACTATGACAACGTCGGCGCGAACTTCGATCAAGGCTCGGCGTACGTCTTCGCGCGCAGCGGCGGGGTCTGGAGCCAGCAGGCGCAGCTTACCGCCTCGGACGGCGCGGCGGGCGATTACTTCGGCTATTCCGTCGCGCTGAACGCCGCGGGCGACACCGCCATCGTCGGGGCAGACTGGGACGACGTCGGCGCGAACACCAATCAGGGCTCGGCGTACGTCTTCACGCGCAATGGCGGGGTCTGGAGCCAGCAGGCGCAGCTCACCGCCTCGGACGGCGCGGCGTACGATAACTTCGGCGCCTCCGTCGCGCTGAACGCCGCGGGCGATACCGCCATCGTCGGGGCACACTTGGACAACGTCGGCGCGAACACCGACCAGGGCTCGGCGTATTTCTATCAGGCGTATCGCACGGACAACGACCTGGCGGTCTCGGCGACGCGCGGGTCGAGCGCTCCCCTCCACGCCAACGACGCCGTCCTGCTCACCGCCTCGGTCATGAACTACGGGCCGGCCGCGGCTTCCTCGGTCGGGCTGAACGTCCCTCTCCCCGCCGGGCTCACGTACGCATCCCATACCGCCACGCGCGGCTCATACGACCCGGTCAGCGGCTCCTGGAACGTGGGAAATTTGCCCGCTTACGTCTCCGCCACGTTGACCATTGCCGTCACGGTGTCGAATCCCGCGCCGAAGGTCACGATATATTTCACTTCCTCTCTGGTTGGGCGCGACACCAACGACGCCAACAATTCGTCCAAACTGGCGCTTCCCCCCGCTAAGACCGTCATCTATCGCTCCAACGGCGCACAGGACGGCTGGATCCTCGAATCCGGCGAAAACACCAACAAGGGCGGGACGCTCGACGCGAACGCCACGACCTTCCGCCTCGGCGACGACGCCGCCAGGAAGCAGTACCGCGCCATCCTGTCGTTCAACACCTCCGGCCTGCCCGATAACGCCGTCATCACCAAGGTCACGCTCAAGGTCAAGCGCCAGGGCGTGACCGGCGGCGGAAACCCGGTCAATACCTTCCAGGGTTTCCTCGCTGACGTGAAAAAAGGAGCGTTCGGGACTTCCGCCCTGCAGATCACCGACTACCAAACCGCCGCCAACAAGACCGTCGGCCCGGACGGCCCGACTCCCATCAGCGAATGGTACACGCTCGACCTGACCGGCGCCGGGAACTTCGTCAACAAACTGGCGTCCAACGGCGGCCTGACCCAGATCCGCCTGCGCTTCAGCCTGGACGACAACAACAACGCCGCCGCCAACTATCTCAGCCTATTCAGCGGGAACGCGCCTCTCGCCTCCCGCCCGCAGTTGATCGTCGAGTACTACATCCCGTAG
- a CDS encoding LuxR family transcriptional regulator: protein MSRSLPNGTVTFLFTDIEGSTRLWQKQPAEMSVAHARHNAILKTAVESNHGYVFQVIGDAYCAAFHSAGDALRAAVKAQKDLHGEAWGAAVVKVRMGLHTGEAELQEGGDYRGFLTMSRLQRLMSAAHGGQTLVSLATWELIQNDLPNEVSLLDMGARRLKDWNHPEQIFQLLIEGLPSEFPPLRALDAARHNLPAQTSSFIGREKEKTEIKKALHTHRFVTLTGSGGTGKTRLSLQAAADLLDQFADGVWFVDLAPLADPSLVPQTILSALEASEPQDKSITQALIERVRGKKLLIVLDNCEHLIEAVAKLVETLLSAAPELKILATSREALGVQGEMAWHVPSMSLPDDKRPASLEELARFESVRLFAERATLAKPRFQLTDDNASFVAQICSRLDGIPLAIELAAARVRALSVEQIAARLDDRFHLLTGGSRTALPRQQTLRAMIDWSFNLLSEEEKRLLRRLAVFVGGWTLEAAEQVCVREGSGFDVLDLLTHLVDKSLVNMEESAGGVRFRMLETTRQYAREMLMVSEETRLFRDQHLNYFLNYAETAQPELRGRRQAEWMSRLETEHDNLRAALEWSQDAQPELGLRIAAALVDFWDTRGHITEARRWLETMLQKTAGSEPSRARVDALLGAAACALRQSDIEESKRRLDEELTLARAIDYKAGLARALTAQGIVFEWFDGDLEKAEQHYDEALELFRGLGDKLAIGQALGPLASIALKRYDFARAESLYRESLALFREAENEREIAGALENLAEVALDRRLYAEAISCAEESVSLYRKLEDKHGIATALRALGIAAHNVGEIEQARSACEQSAEKFRELGDRGCLIPTLSALARQLQQRGELPRALDVVREARKLLDGVERELVATGVFDAFGRIAFEMGNLPEARRQFLDGLTFQRERKDAHFVPSLLEGFAPLIESQDAIRLLGAAASVREKTNLPLTRVEQTEYERTMGVLKSQAAEADFQSLWEAGAAMTIDEAIRFALEKGGA, encoded by the coding sequence ATGAGCCGATCTTTACCCAACGGCACAGTTACTTTCCTCTTCACCGACATCGAGGGCAGTACGCGCCTATGGCAGAAACAACCTGCCGAGATGTCCGTTGCGCACGCGCGCCACAACGCCATCTTGAAAACCGCCGTCGAGTCCAATCACGGATACGTCTTTCAGGTGATCGGCGACGCGTATTGCGCGGCGTTCCACTCGGCGGGCGACGCCTTGCGCGCGGCGGTGAAAGCGCAAAAGGATTTGCATGGCGAAGCATGGGGAGCGGCAGTCGTCAAAGTGCGGATGGGACTTCACACGGGCGAGGCGGAACTTCAGGAGGGCGGCGACTATCGCGGCTTTCTCACCATGAGCAGGCTCCAGCGGCTCATGTCGGCGGCGCACGGCGGGCAGACGCTCGTTTCACTTGCGACATGGGAACTCATCCAAAACGATCTCCCCAACGAGGTATCCCTGCTCGACATGGGAGCGCGGCGGCTCAAAGATTGGAATCATCCCGAACAGATCTTTCAACTGCTGATCGAGGGACTGCCCTCCGAATTCCCGCCGCTCCGCGCATTGGACGCCGCCCGTCACAACCTCCCCGCGCAAACCAGCAGTTTCATCGGGCGCGAAAAAGAAAAGACCGAGATCAAAAAAGCGCTTCATACTCATCGCTTCGTCACGCTGACGGGTTCAGGCGGCACGGGGAAGACGCGCCTGTCTCTGCAAGCGGCGGCGGACTTGCTCGATCAATTCGCCGATGGGGTCTGGTTCGTGGACCTCGCGCCTCTCGCCGACCCCAGCCTCGTCCCGCAGACGATCCTATCCGCGCTGGAAGCCAGCGAGCCGCAGGACAAATCCATCACGCAGGCGCTCATCGAACGCGTGCGCGGCAAAAAACTGCTCATCGTCCTCGATAACTGCGAGCATCTCATCGAAGCAGTCGCCAAACTCGTCGAAACCTTGTTGAGCGCCGCGCCTGAATTGAAGATCCTCGCCACCAGCCGCGAAGCCCTGGGCGTGCAGGGAGAAATGGCATGGCATGTCCCTTCGATGTCCCTGCCCGACGACAAACGCCCCGCGTCTCTGGAGGAACTCGCGCGCTTCGAGTCGGTGAGACTATTCGCCGAACGCGCCACGCTCGCCAAGCCGCGCTTTCAACTGACGGACGACAACGCTTCTTTCGTCGCCCAAATCTGCTCCCGCTTGGACGGCATTCCACTGGCGATCGAGTTGGCGGCGGCGCGCGTCCGCGCTTTGAGCGTGGAACAGATCGCCGCGCGGCTCGACGACCGCTTCCATCTGCTGACGGGAGGTTCGCGCACCGCCCTGCCTCGCCAGCAGACTCTGCGCGCCATGATTGATTGGAGTTTCAATTTGCTCTCGGAGGAGGAGAAGCGCTTGTTGCGCAGACTGGCGGTCTTCGTCGGCGGGTGGACGCTCGAAGCGGCGGAGCAGGTTTGCGTCCGCGAAGGAAGCGGGTTCGACGTCCTCGATTTGCTGACGCATCTCGTGGACAAGTCGCTAGTCAACATGGAAGAGTCGGCGGGCGGCGTCCGCTTTCGCATGTTGGAGACGACGCGGCAATACGCGCGCGAGATGTTGATGGTTTCGGAGGAGACGCGTCTTTTCCGCGACCAGCACCTGAATTATTTTTTGAACTACGCCGAAACGGCGCAACCCGAACTGCGCGGGCGGCGGCAGGCGGAGTGGATGTCGCGGCTCGAAACTGAGCATGATAACTTGCGCGCCGCGCTCGAATGGTCGCAAGACGCCCAACCAGAACTGGGCTTGCGGATCGCGGCGGCGCTCGTTGACTTTTGGGATACGCGCGGTCATATCACCGAAGCGCGCCGCTGGCTGGAGACGATGCTGCAAAAGACCGCTGGCTCTGAGCCTTCGCGCGCCCGCGTGGATGCACTGCTCGGCGCGGCGGCATGTGCCTTGCGCCAATCCGACATTGAAGAATCGAAGAGAAGGCTGGATGAAGAGTTGACGCTGGCGCGGGCAATTGATTACAAGGCGGGGCTTGCGCGTGCGCTCACGGCGCAAGGCATTGTGTTCGAATGGTTCGACGGCGATCTTGAAAAAGCGGAACAACACTACGACGAAGCGCTCGAACTCTTTCGAGGTCTGGGCGACAAACTCGCCATCGGGCAGGCGCTGGGTCCGCTGGCATCCATCGCGTTGAAGCGCTACGATTTTGCGCGCGCCGAAAGTTTGTATCGCGAGAGCCTTGCGCTGTTCCGTGAAGCCGAAAACGAACGCGAGATTGCGGGCGCGCTCGAAAATCTGGCGGAGGTGGCGCTGGATCGCCGCCTGTATGCCGAGGCGATTTCCTGCGCGGAAGAAAGCGTATCCCTGTATCGCAAACTGGAAGACAAGCACGGGATCGCCACCGCCTTGCGCGCGCTCGGCATCGCCGCGCACAACGTAGGGGAGATTGAACAGGCACGTTCAGCTTGTGAACAAAGCGCCGAAAAATTCCGCGAATTGGGAGATCGCGGCTGCCTGATCCCGACCCTGTCTGCGCTGGCGCGCCAACTGCAACAGCGGGGCGAACTTCCACGCGCGTTAGATGTCGTTCGAGAAGCCAGAAAGTTATTGGACGGCGTCGAAAGGGAATTGGTCGCCACAGGCGTATTCGATGCGTTCGGGCGGATCGCCTTCGAGATGGGAAACCTGCCCGAGGCGCGGCGCCAGTTTTTGGATGGGCTGACGTTTCAACGAGAGCGCAAGGACGCGCATTTTGTGCCGTCCCTTTTGGAGGGGTTCGCGCCGCTGATCGAATCGCAGGACGCCATCCGTCTGTTGGGCGCGGCGGCGTCTGTACGCGAAAAAACCAACCTGCCGCTCACGCGAGTCGAACAGACGGAATACGAAAGAACGATGGGCGTATTGAAATCACAAGCGGCAGAAGCGGATTTTCAATCCCTGTGGGAGGCAGGAGCGGCAATGACCATTGACGAGGCGATTCGCTTCGCGCTGGAAAAAGGAGGAGCATGA
- a CDS encoding cyclic pyranopterin monophosphate synthase MoaC, with the protein MSKLTHIDSSGRARMVDVGDKPVTERTATAKGEVHMKRATFDLIRDGQIKKGDVLTVAQIAGIAAAKRTSDLIPLCHPLPLSKVDVDLALDESLPGVVVTATVKTSGKTGVEMEALTAVSVAALTIYDMAKAAEKTMRIQNIRLVEKRGGQSGDVVNE; encoded by the coding sequence ATGTCCAAACTCACGCACATCGACTCGTCCGGCCGCGCCCGCATGGTGGACGTGGGCGACAAACCCGTCACCGAGCGGACGGCGACGGCCAAGGGCGAAGTCCACATGAAGCGCGCCACGTTCGATTTGATCCGCGACGGGCAGATCAAGAAAGGGGACGTGTTGACCGTCGCGCAGATCGCGGGCATCGCCGCCGCCAAACGGACCTCGGATTTGATCCCGCTCTGCCATCCTCTGCCCCTCTCCAAAGTGGACGTGGACCTCGCCCTCGACGAATCCCTGCCGGGCGTGGTCGTCACCGCGACGGTCAAGACTTCGGGAAAGACGGGCGTGGAAATGGAAGCGCTGACCGCCGTCTCCGTCGCCGCGCTGACGATCTACGACATGGCGAAAGCCGCCGAGAAGACAATGCGGATCCAAAATATCCGTCTCGTGGAAAAACGCGGCGGGCAAAGCGGGGACGTCGTCAACGAGTAA
- a CDS encoding formylmethanofuran dehydrogenase codes for MTTLTDILAQSATRHQRVCPRQVLGARLGLLAGLLLDLPLPQSDKRLVAIVETDGCFVDGISAATGCHVGRRTLRVEDYGKVAATLVDSRAEKTIRIAPRPNVRELARDYAPSAKNRWEAQLIGYQSLPDDLMFDWQTVELTVPIREIIGQAGLRVNCEACGEEIINQREIIREGTTLCKPCAGESYFREAARAWRSQTPDGAPGRR; via the coding sequence ATGACCACCCTGACCGACATCCTCGCCCAAAGCGCGACCCGCCACCAGCGCGTTTGTCCGCGCCAGGTACTCGGCGCCCGCCTCGGACTTTTGGCCGGACTCCTGCTCGACCTGCCTTTGCCCCAATCCGACAAACGCCTCGTCGCCATCGTCGAAACGGACGGCTGCTTCGTGGACGGGATCTCCGCCGCGACCGGCTGCCACGTCGGCAGACGCACCCTCCGCGTCGAGGACTATGGCAAGGTCGCCGCGACGCTCGTCGACTCGCGCGCCGAAAAGACTATCCGCATAGCCCCGCGCCCAAATGTCCGCGAACTGGCGCGGGACTATGCCCCGTCCGCGAAAAACAGGTGGGAAGCGCAACTCATCGGCTACCAGAGCCTCCCCGACGACTTGATGTTCGACTGGCAAACCGTCGAGTTGACCGTCCCCATCAGGGAGATCATCGGGCAGGCGGGCCTGCGCGTTAACTGCGAAGCCTGCGGCGAGGAGATCATCAACCAGCGCGAAATCATTCGAGAGGGAACGACGCTATGCAAGCCCTGCGCGGGCGAGTCGTATTTCCGTGAGGCCGCGCGCGCCTGGCGTTCTCAAACGCCAGACGGCGCGCCAGGTCGGCGCTAG
- a CDS encoding segregation/condensation protein A has translation MLPAAQSSYTVAIPVYEGPLALLLDLIERAELDITAVSLAQVTDQYLAYVHALEQVTADEISSFLVIAAKLIQIKSEALLPRPPVREAGEENPADDLARQLRLYKRYKEIGMWLEERQSKNLRTFLRVAPPPKVEAKLDLSGITLADLLESAERIFAAEQEKQSLGTVIAAPRITIREKIELISTRLRLERGATFRNLLGEKPTRLEIVVTFLALLELVKRYRVRAQQETLFSDIAIQPLDEFQEGEEFDLEFE, from the coding sequence ATGCTTCCCGCCGCGCAATCCTCCTACACCGTCGCGATCCCCGTTTACGAGGGGCCGCTCGCGCTTCTGCTCGACCTGATCGAGCGCGCCGAGTTGGACATCACCGCGGTTTCGCTCGCGCAGGTGACCGACCAATACCTCGCCTACGTCCACGCTCTCGAACAGGTGACGGCGGACGAGATCTCCTCGTTTCTGGTGATCGCCGCGAAGTTGATCCAGATCAAGTCGGAGGCGCTGCTGCCGCGTCCGCCCGTGCGTGAGGCGGGCGAGGAGAATCCCGCCGACGACCTGGCGCGTCAATTGCGGCTGTATAAACGCTACAAAGAGATTGGGATGTGGCTGGAGGAGCGTCAAAGCAAAAACCTGCGGACGTTCCTGCGCGTCGCTCCGCCGCCGAAGGTGGAAGCCAAACTCGACCTTTCGGGCATCACCCTCGCCGACCTGCTCGAATCCGCCGAGCGGATATTCGCCGCGGAGCAGGAGAAGCAATCCCTCGGGACGGTGATCGCCGCGCCGAGGATCACCATCCGTGAGAAGATCGAGTTGATTTCAACAAGATTGCGTTTGGAGCGCGGCGCGACCTTCCGTAACTTGCTGGGTGAAAAACCCACGCGCCTGGAGATCGTCGTCACATTCCTGGCGCTGCTGGAACTGGTGAAGCGCTATCGCGTGCGGGCGCAGCAGGAGACCTTGTTCAGCGACATCGCCATCCAGCCGCTGGATGAATTTCAGGAGGGGGAGGAGTTCGACCTGGAGTTCGAGTAG
- a CDS encoding glyoxalase/bleomycin resistance protein/dioxygenase superfamily, with amino-acid sequence MSDTNRPVLQLRVALTTNDYERLVKFYCDGLGMEPAAVWNNDGGRALMLEMGQAALELFDERQAEVIDQLEAGERVSGQVRFALQVPDLQSALERALAHGATLVHPPVVTPWGDVNARVQDPDGLQVTLFEAPDPSSK; translated from the coding sequence ATGTCCGACACAAATCGTCCCGTTCTTCAATTACGCGTCGCGTTGACAACAAACGATTATGAGCGGCTGGTCAAATTCTATTGCGACGGTCTCGGCATGGAACCTGCCGCTGTCTGGAACAACGACGGCGGACGCGCGCTCATGCTCGAAATGGGACAAGCCGCACTGGAACTGTTCGATGAACGGCAGGCGGAGGTGATTGACCAACTCGAAGCGGGGGAACGCGTCAGCGGGCAGGTCCGCTTTGCGTTGCAGGTACCAGACCTCCAGTCCGCGCTGGAGCGGGCGCTGGCGCACGGCGCGACGCTGGTTCATCCGCCCGTCGTCACGCCATGGGGCGATGTCAACGCGCGCGTCCAGGATCCCGACGGGTTGCAGGTCACGTTATTTGAAGCGCCCGATCCTTCCTCAAAATGA